The Juglans microcarpa x Juglans regia isolate MS1-56 chromosome 2S, Jm3101_v1.0, whole genome shotgun sequence genome has a window encoding:
- the LOC121251721 gene encoding TBC1 domain family member 2B-like isoform X1 translates to MYGTQSKRDIAFELQSQIPILRPSIHARRAHLVVKFQDLYGFTVEGNVDDVNVLNELREKVRQQGRIWWALEASKGANWYLLPSISEGQSLKASLKLSALANAVTLKRLIRKGIPPVLRPKVWFSLSGAAKKKSTVPESYYNDLTKAVDGKVTPATRQIDHDLPRTFPGHPWLDTPEGHAALRRVLVGYSFRDSDVGYCQGLNYVAALLLLVMKTEEDAFWMLAVLLENVLVHDCYTNNLSGCHVEQRVFKDLLAKKCPRIATHLEALDFDVSLVATEWFLCLFSKSLPSETTLRVWDVLFYEGAKVLFHVAMAIFKMREEELLLTYHVGDVINILQRTTHHLFDPEELLTRYGGGNMKVHASGIVSACSLHSNCRHRSTNWNEQLLFSFLGKLEQNSKLN, encoded by the exons ATGTACGGAACACAAAGTAAGAGAGACATTGCCTTTGAACTTCAATCTCAAATTCCAATCTTGAGGCCCAGCATCCATGCCAGGAGGGCACACCTAGTTGTAAAGTTCCAAGATCTCTATGGTTTCACAGTAGAGGGGAATGTGGATGATGTCAATGTGTTGAATGAGTTGAGAGAGAAGGTGAGGCAGCAGGGCAGAATTTGGTGGGCATTGGAGGCCAGCAAAGGAGCCAATTGGTACTTGCTGCCTTCTATCTCCGAAGGCCAATCCCTCAAGGCTTCACTTAAGTTATCAGCTTTGGCAAACGCCGTAACTCTAAAGAGGCTCATCAGGAAGGGAATTCCGCCGGTACTCCGGCCCAAGGTGTGGTTTTCTCTTTCTGGGGCGGCTAAGAAGAAATCCACGGTGCCGGAGAGCTATTACAATGACTTGACCAAGGCGGTCGATGGGAAGGTCACCCCGGCGACGAGACAGATTGATCAT GACCTACCACGAACTTTCCCTGGTCACCCATGGTTGGACACTCCAGAGGGTCATGCTGCTCTCCGCCGTGTTCTTGTAGGATATTCTTTCCGTGATTCTGATGTTGGTTATTGTCAG GGCCTAAATTATGTTGCAGCATTACTATTGCTTGTAATGAAAACAGAAGAAGATGCATTTTGGATGTTGGCTGTCCTTTTGGAAAATGTATTAGTTCATGATTGCTATACAAACAACTTATCAGGATGCCATGTTGAACAAAGAGTTTTCAAAGATCTACTTGCTAAAAAGTGCCCAAG GATAGCCACTCATTTGGAAGCTTTGGATTTTGATGTCTCACTTGTTGCGACAGAGTGGTTTCTATGCCTCTTTTCTAAAAGCTTGCCTTCAGAG ACAACTCTGCGGGTGTGGGATGTCCTGTTTTATGAGGGGGCAAAGGTTCTATTCCATGTGGCAATGGCAATCTTTAAG ATGAGAGAGGAGGAGTTGCTTCTAACCTATCATGTTGGTGATGTGATTAACATATTGCAGAGAACCACTCATCACCTCTTTGATCCTGAGGAATTACTTACG AGATATGGAGGGGGAAACATGAAAGTGCATGCAAGTGGAATCGTTTCAGCTTGTTCTTTGCATAGCAATTGTAGGCACCGGTCAACAAATTGGAATGAACaattactcttttcttttttgggtaagTTGGAACAAAATTCTAAACTAAATTAG
- the LOC121251719 gene encoding fimbrin-5-like isoform X2: protein MSGFVGVLVSDSWLQSQFTQVELRTLKSKYVSVRTQSGRVTVGDLPPVFAKLKAFTEMFTEDEIKAILGESYKDMNGELDFESFLRAYLDLQSRATAKSGGSKSSSSFLKATTTTVHHSINESEKASYVSHINSYLADDPFLKKYLPIDPSTSALFDLAKDGVLLCKLINLAVPGTIDERAINTKKVLNPWEKNENHTLGLNSAKAIGCTVVNIGTQDLAEARPHLLLGLISQIIKIQLLADLNLKKTPQLVELVDDSKDVEELLSLPPEKVLLKWMNFHLKKAGYEKQVTNFSSDVKDGEAYAYLLNALAPEHSGPAALDTKDPKKRADMVLAHAEKLDCKRYLTPKDIVEGSPNLNLAFVAQIFQHRNGLTVDSKKMSFAEMMTDDAETSREERCFRLWINSLGIASYVNNVFEDVRNGWILLEVLDKVSPESVNWKQATKPPIKMPFRKVENCNQVIGIGKQLRFSLVNVAGNDIVQGNKKLILAFLWQLMRFTMLQLLKNLRSHSQGKEGKEITDADILNWANNKVKKAGRTSQMESFKDKKLSNGIFFLELLSAVEPRVVNWSVVTMGETEEDKKLNATYIISVARKLGCSIFLLPEDIIEEP from the exons ATGTCTGGTTTTGTGGGTGTCCTTGTTTCTGATTCATGGCTACAGAGCCAATTCACCCAAGTCGAGCTTCGCACCCTCAAGTCCAAA TATGTTTCTGTAAGGACTCAGTCTGGTCGCGTCACAGTGGGAGATTTGCCACCCGTTTTTGCGAAATTGAAGGCTTTCACTGAAATGTTTACCGAGGATGAGATTAAGGCCATTTTGGGGGAGTCATATAAGGACATGAATGGAGAACTTGATTTCGAATCCTTCCTTCGG GCATATTTAGATTTACAATCCCGAGCTACAGCAAAATCCGGAGGTTCCAAGAGTTCCTCTTCATTCCTCAAAGCCACTACAACGACTGTCCATCACTCAATTAACGAATCAGAGAAAGCTTCTTATGTTTCCCACATTAACAGCTACCTGGCAGATGATCCATTTTTGAAGAAGTATCTTCCAATAGATCCATCTACAAGTGCTTTGTTTGATCTTGCAAAGGATGGAGTTCTTCTCTG TAAGCTTATAAATTTAGCTGTTCCTGGCACCATAGATGAGCGAGCTATTAACACTAAAAAGGTCCTCAATCCATGGGAGAAGAATGAGAATCATACACTTGGCCTCAATTCTGCAAAGGCTATTGGCTGCACAGTCGTTAATATTGGCACACAGGATTTAGCTGAAGCAAGA CCACATCTGTTACTTGGcctgatttctcaaataatcaAG ATTCAACTATTAGCTGATCTCAATCTGAAGAAAACTCCCCAACTTGTGGAATTGGTGGATGACAGCAAG GATGTGGAGGAGCTTTTGAGTTTACCGCCTGAAAAGGTTTTACTGAAATGGATGAATTTTCATTTGAAGAAAGCTGGATATGAGAAACAAGTTACAAACTTCTCTTCTGACGTCAAG GATGGAGAGGCATATGCTTACTTGCTTAATGCTCTTGCACCCGAACACTCAGGCCCCGCTGCCTTGGATACAAAGGATCCTAAAAAAAGAGCAGACATGGTTCTTGCACATGCTGAGAAATTGGATTGCAAAAGATACCTCACTCCTAAGGACATTGTCGAGGGTTCACCAAATCTGAATCTTGCATTTGTTGCACAAATATTCCAGCACAG GAATGGCTTGACAGTTGACAGCAAAAAGATGTCCTTTGCTGAGATGATGACCGATGATGCAGAAACTTCTCGGGAGGAGAGATGCTTCCGATTATGGATTAACAGTCTTGGAATTGCTTCCTATGTCAATAATGTTTTTGAAGATGTCAGAAATGG ATGGATTCTTTTAGAAGTTCTTGACAAAGTTTCACCAGAATCAGTTAACTGGAAGCAGGCAACAAAGCCTCCTATAAAGATGCCATTTAGAAAAGTTGAGAATTGCAACCAAGTTATAGGGATTGGGAAGCAATTAAGGTTCTCCCTTGTGAATGTAGCTGGGAATGATATTGTGCAAGGAAATAAAAAACTCATACTAG CATTTCTATGGCAACTCATGAGGTTCACTATGCTCCAACTCCTAAAAAACTTGAGATCGCACTCCCAAGGTAAAGAGGGAAAAGAGATAACAGATGCTGACATTCTAAACTGGGCAAACAACAAAGTGAAGAAAGCAGGCAGAACCTCCCAAATGGAGAGCTTCAAG gataAAAAGCTTTCAAATGGGATTTTCTTCCTTGAGCTTCTTAGTGCTGTAGAGCCAAGGGTGGTCAATTGGAGTGTTGTTACAATGGGAGAAACTG AGGAAGATAAGAAGTTGAATGcaacatatataataagtgTTGCACGAAAGCTGGGGTGTTCCATTTTCTTGTTACCTGAGGATATTATAGAG GAACCGTGA
- the LOC121251719 gene encoding fimbrin-5-like isoform X1, translating into MSGFVGVLVSDSWLQSQFTQVELRTLKSKYVSVRTQSGRVTVGDLPPVFAKLKAFTEMFTEDEIKAILGESYKDMNGELDFESFLRAYLDLQSRATAKSGGSKSSSSFLKATTTTVHHSINESEKASYVSHINSYLADDPFLKKYLPIDPSTSALFDLAKDGVLLCKLINLAVPGTIDERAINTKKVLNPWEKNENHTLGLNSAKAIGCTVVNIGTQDLAEARPHLLLGLISQIIKIQLLADLNLKKTPQLVELVDDSKDVEELLSLPPEKVLLKWMNFHLKKAGYEKQVTNFSSDVKDGEAYAYLLNALAPEHSGPAALDTKDPKKRADMVLAHAEKLDCKRYLTPKDIVEGSPNLNLAFVAQIFQHRNGLTVDSKKMSFAEMMTDDAETSREERCFRLWINSLGIASYVNNVFEDVRNGWILLEVLDKVSPESVNWKQATKPPIKMPFRKVENCNQVIGIGKQLRFSLVNVAGNDIVQGNKKLILAFLWQLMRFTMLQLLKNLRSHSQGKEGKEITDADILNWANNKVKKAGRTSQMESFKDKKLSNGIFFLELLSAVEPRVVNWSVVTMGETEEDKKLNATYIISVARKLGCSIFLLPEDIIEVNQKMILILTASIMYWSLQQPAEESESNPSEESNTPDASSAASVDGDRETALASEVSNLAVNDAATDTADTTPSQVVENEESSGKVEGKDSPDGE; encoded by the exons ATGTCTGGTTTTGTGGGTGTCCTTGTTTCTGATTCATGGCTACAGAGCCAATTCACCCAAGTCGAGCTTCGCACCCTCAAGTCCAAA TATGTTTCTGTAAGGACTCAGTCTGGTCGCGTCACAGTGGGAGATTTGCCACCCGTTTTTGCGAAATTGAAGGCTTTCACTGAAATGTTTACCGAGGATGAGATTAAGGCCATTTTGGGGGAGTCATATAAGGACATGAATGGAGAACTTGATTTCGAATCCTTCCTTCGG GCATATTTAGATTTACAATCCCGAGCTACAGCAAAATCCGGAGGTTCCAAGAGTTCCTCTTCATTCCTCAAAGCCACTACAACGACTGTCCATCACTCAATTAACGAATCAGAGAAAGCTTCTTATGTTTCCCACATTAACAGCTACCTGGCAGATGATCCATTTTTGAAGAAGTATCTTCCAATAGATCCATCTACAAGTGCTTTGTTTGATCTTGCAAAGGATGGAGTTCTTCTCTG TAAGCTTATAAATTTAGCTGTTCCTGGCACCATAGATGAGCGAGCTATTAACACTAAAAAGGTCCTCAATCCATGGGAGAAGAATGAGAATCATACACTTGGCCTCAATTCTGCAAAGGCTATTGGCTGCACAGTCGTTAATATTGGCACACAGGATTTAGCTGAAGCAAGA CCACATCTGTTACTTGGcctgatttctcaaataatcaAG ATTCAACTATTAGCTGATCTCAATCTGAAGAAAACTCCCCAACTTGTGGAATTGGTGGATGACAGCAAG GATGTGGAGGAGCTTTTGAGTTTACCGCCTGAAAAGGTTTTACTGAAATGGATGAATTTTCATTTGAAGAAAGCTGGATATGAGAAACAAGTTACAAACTTCTCTTCTGACGTCAAG GATGGAGAGGCATATGCTTACTTGCTTAATGCTCTTGCACCCGAACACTCAGGCCCCGCTGCCTTGGATACAAAGGATCCTAAAAAAAGAGCAGACATGGTTCTTGCACATGCTGAGAAATTGGATTGCAAAAGATACCTCACTCCTAAGGACATTGTCGAGGGTTCACCAAATCTGAATCTTGCATTTGTTGCACAAATATTCCAGCACAG GAATGGCTTGACAGTTGACAGCAAAAAGATGTCCTTTGCTGAGATGATGACCGATGATGCAGAAACTTCTCGGGAGGAGAGATGCTTCCGATTATGGATTAACAGTCTTGGAATTGCTTCCTATGTCAATAATGTTTTTGAAGATGTCAGAAATGG ATGGATTCTTTTAGAAGTTCTTGACAAAGTTTCACCAGAATCAGTTAACTGGAAGCAGGCAACAAAGCCTCCTATAAAGATGCCATTTAGAAAAGTTGAGAATTGCAACCAAGTTATAGGGATTGGGAAGCAATTAAGGTTCTCCCTTGTGAATGTAGCTGGGAATGATATTGTGCAAGGAAATAAAAAACTCATACTAG CATTTCTATGGCAACTCATGAGGTTCACTATGCTCCAACTCCTAAAAAACTTGAGATCGCACTCCCAAGGTAAAGAGGGAAAAGAGATAACAGATGCTGACATTCTAAACTGGGCAAACAACAAAGTGAAGAAAGCAGGCAGAACCTCCCAAATGGAGAGCTTCAAG gataAAAAGCTTTCAAATGGGATTTTCTTCCTTGAGCTTCTTAGTGCTGTAGAGCCAAGGGTGGTCAATTGGAGTGTTGTTACAATGGGAGAAACTG AGGAAGATAAGAAGTTGAATGcaacatatataataagtgTTGCACGAAAGCTGGGGTGTTCCATTTTCTTGTTACCTGAGGATATTATAGAG GTAAACCAGAAGATGATCCTTATTTTGACGGCAAGCATCATGTATTGGAGCCTACAGCAACCTGCAGAGGAGTCAGAATCTAACCCTTCTGAAGAGAGTAATACTCCTGATGCATCCTCTGCAGCTTCAGTGGATGGTGATAGGGAAACAGCTTTGGCTTCTGAGGTCTCAAATTTGGCGGTCAACGATGCTGCTACAGATACTGCTGATACCACTCCCTCCCAAGTGGTTGAAAATGAGGAATCCTCTGGTAAGGTTGAGGGAAAGGACAGTCCTGATGGGGAATAA
- the LOC121251721 gene encoding growth hormone-regulated TBC protein 1-like isoform X2, with the protein MYGTQSKRDIAFELQSQIPILRPSIHARRAHLVVKFQDLYGFTVEGNVDDVNVLNELREKVRQQGRIWWALEASKGANWYLLPSISEGQSLKASLKLSALANAVTLKRLIRKGIPPVLRPKVWFSLSGAAKKKSTVPESYYNDLTKAVDGKVTPATRQIDHDLPRTFPGHPWLDTPEGHAALRRVLVGYSFRDSDVGYCQGLNYVAALLLLVMKTEEDAFWMLAVLLENVLVHDCYTNNLSGCHVEQRVFKDLLAKKCPRIATHLEALDFDVSLVATEWFLCLFSKSLPSETTLRVWDVLFYEGAKVLFHVAMAIFKMREEELLLTYHVGDVINILQRTTHHLFDPEELLTVAFDKIGSMTTNTISKQRKKQEPAVMAEIDQRLRRLNSIKLDDK; encoded by the exons ATGTACGGAACACAAAGTAAGAGAGACATTGCCTTTGAACTTCAATCTCAAATTCCAATCTTGAGGCCCAGCATCCATGCCAGGAGGGCACACCTAGTTGTAAAGTTCCAAGATCTCTATGGTTTCACAGTAGAGGGGAATGTGGATGATGTCAATGTGTTGAATGAGTTGAGAGAGAAGGTGAGGCAGCAGGGCAGAATTTGGTGGGCATTGGAGGCCAGCAAAGGAGCCAATTGGTACTTGCTGCCTTCTATCTCCGAAGGCCAATCCCTCAAGGCTTCACTTAAGTTATCAGCTTTGGCAAACGCCGTAACTCTAAAGAGGCTCATCAGGAAGGGAATTCCGCCGGTACTCCGGCCCAAGGTGTGGTTTTCTCTTTCTGGGGCGGCTAAGAAGAAATCCACGGTGCCGGAGAGCTATTACAATGACTTGACCAAGGCGGTCGATGGGAAGGTCACCCCGGCGACGAGACAGATTGATCAT GACCTACCACGAACTTTCCCTGGTCACCCATGGTTGGACACTCCAGAGGGTCATGCTGCTCTCCGCCGTGTTCTTGTAGGATATTCTTTCCGTGATTCTGATGTTGGTTATTGTCAG GGCCTAAATTATGTTGCAGCATTACTATTGCTTGTAATGAAAACAGAAGAAGATGCATTTTGGATGTTGGCTGTCCTTTTGGAAAATGTATTAGTTCATGATTGCTATACAAACAACTTATCAGGATGCCATGTTGAACAAAGAGTTTTCAAAGATCTACTTGCTAAAAAGTGCCCAAG GATAGCCACTCATTTGGAAGCTTTGGATTTTGATGTCTCACTTGTTGCGACAGAGTGGTTTCTATGCCTCTTTTCTAAAAGCTTGCCTTCAGAG ACAACTCTGCGGGTGTGGGATGTCCTGTTTTATGAGGGGGCAAAGGTTCTATTCCATGTGGCAATGGCAATCTTTAAG ATGAGAGAGGAGGAGTTGCTTCTAACCTATCATGTTGGTGATGTGATTAACATATTGCAGAGAACCACTCATCACCTCTTTGATCCTGAGGAATTACTTACG GTGGCGTTTGATAAGATTGGTTCTATGACAACCAATACAATATCTaagcaaagaaaaaagcaaGAACCAGCAGTCATGGCAGAGATTGATCAAAGATTAAGACGGCTAAACTCCATCAAATTGGATGATAAATAA
- the LOC121251720 gene encoding BTB/POZ domain-containing protein At2g04740 isoform X2, with protein sequence MASPTPDSSLTFTDTDLDGIDLDPSDFGSSIPLKKVPNGDVFEASRAGDIDRLKYLLELGINVNARDQWDSVALYYACLSGHLDAARMLLESGAICSEHTFDGDRCHYAALNLKVRKLLKAFEARPPPLGPLQASMREIFMGCGENRAFLEQANNQSHISALSSTGGSNSYHFPPDVVFFVQGRPIEAHRVILSARSSYFKRKFETDWKDRKEVRFAREKLSYTALYSLIHFFYSDRLEIVVDDMEDLVRICKVCKCESLQRILEKELIHQKYAEYKALKDIDDSQKRFILQGISLPEEDRLPASLHQILQIALANSTREQNQDNSVEELSFYAGAMQISDFVDDLADVSVQVDKKIFRCHQVVLASRSEYFRARLSRMKGFHEGKVSLPVDTLPCLEEHDLSTEAFEKMIEYMYTDGLKDIDPDQAEEMFDAASRYLLFPLKRAVADVLLPHLEMVSPAELCQWLILSDMNSEQCC encoded by the exons ATGGCTTCCCCGACCCCCGACTCCTCCCTAACCTTCACCGATACCGACCTGGATGGCATCGACCTCGACCCGTCCGACTTCGGCTCCTCCATACCCCTCAAGAAGGTCCCCAACGGCGACGTATTCGAGGCCTCTAGAGCCGGCGACATCGACCGCCTCAAGTACCTCCTCGAGTTGGGCATCAATGTCAACGCGCGCGACCAATGGGACTCCGTGGCTCTTTACTATGCTTGCCTGTCGGGCCACCTCGACGCCGCCAGGATGTTGCTGGAGAGCGGGGCGATATGCTCTGAGCACACTTTTGACGGGGACAGGTGCCACTACGCAGCCCTTAATTTGAAGGTGAGGAAGCTGTTGAAGGCCTTCGAGGCGAGGCCGCCGCCTCTAGGGCCTTTGCAGGCCTCGATGAGAGAGATTTTCATGGGTTGTGGTGAGAATAGAGCTTTCTTGGAGCAGGCAAATAACCAGTCTCATATCTCAG CTCTGTCATCCACTGGGGGATCCAATTCCTACCATTTCCCTCCAGATGTGGTATTTTTTGTGCAAGGTAGACCTATTGAAGCTCACAGAGTTATCTTAAGTGCTCGGTCatcatattttaaaaggaaGTTTGAAACAGATTGGAAAGACCGCAAGGAAGTGAGATTTGCAAGGGAAAAGTTGTCTTATACTGCTCTTTACAGTCTTATCCACTTCTTTTATTCTGACAGACTAGAGATTGTAGTAGATGACATGGAGGATCTTGTGAGAATATGCAAAGTATGCAAATGTGAATCCTTACAAAGGATTCTTGAGAAAGAACTTATTCACCAGAAATATGCGGAATACAAGGCACTGAAGGACATAGACGATTCTCAGAAACGCTTCATATTACAAGGCATATCCCTTCCTGAAGAAGATCGTCTTCCTGCTTCCTTGCATCAAATCCTTCAAATTGCACTTGCCAACTCCACCCGGGAGCAAAACCAAGACAATAGTGTTGAGGAATTATCATTTTATGCTGGTGCAATGCAGATCAGTGATTTCGTAGATGATCTTGCAGATGTTAGTGTACAAGTTGATAAAAAGATATTTCGTTGCCATCAAGTGGTTTTGGCATCAAGATCAGAATATTTTAGAGCAAGATTATCTCGTATGAAGGGCTTTCATGAAGGAAAGGTCTCATTACCTGTTGATACCCTTCCGTGTCTTGAAGAACATGATCTGAGCACGGAAGCATTTGAGAAAATGATAGAGTATAT GTATACTGATGGTTTGAAGGATATAGACCCAGATCAG GCTGAGGAAATGTTTGATGCTGCTTCTAGATATTTGTTATTTCCGCTTAAGCGTGCTGTAGCTGATGTGCTGTTGCCACACCTGGAAATGGTCTCGCCTGCAGAGTTGTGCCAGTGGTTGATATTATCAGACAT GAATTCCGAGCAATGCTGTTGA
- the LOC121251720 gene encoding BTB/POZ domain-containing protein At2g04740 isoform X1: MASPTPDSSLTFTDTDLDGIDLDPSDFGSSIPLKKVPNGDVFEASRAGDIDRLKYLLELGINVNARDQWDSVALYYACLSGHLDAARMLLESGAICSEHTFDGDRCHYAALNLKVRKLLKAFEARPPPLGPLQASMREIFMGCGENRAFLEQANNQSHISALSSTGGSNSYHFPPDVVFFVQGRPIEAHRVILSARSSYFKRKFETDWKDRKEVRFAREKLSYTALYSLIHFFYSDRLEIVVDDMEDLVRICKVCKCESLQRILEKELIHQKYAEYKALKDIDDSQKRFILQGISLPEEDRLPASLHQILQIALANSTREQNQDNSVEELSFYAGAMQISDFVDDLADVSVQVDKKIFRCHQVVLASRSEYFRARLSRMKGFHEGKVSLPVDTLPCLEEHDLSTEAFEKMIEYMYTDGLKDIDPDQAEEMFDAASRYLLFPLKRAVADVLLPHLEMVSPAELCQWLILSDMYGVVKIREYCLDTIACNFETFADTREFRAMLLTLPPPSGDSSLRTTVPSAPGAIINADQANLLDDLREKWLEAEAAELDKRDESALLFDKRLEMLMLVAEQEKSDGAPADDFHGP; this comes from the exons ATGGCTTCCCCGACCCCCGACTCCTCCCTAACCTTCACCGATACCGACCTGGATGGCATCGACCTCGACCCGTCCGACTTCGGCTCCTCCATACCCCTCAAGAAGGTCCCCAACGGCGACGTATTCGAGGCCTCTAGAGCCGGCGACATCGACCGCCTCAAGTACCTCCTCGAGTTGGGCATCAATGTCAACGCGCGCGACCAATGGGACTCCGTGGCTCTTTACTATGCTTGCCTGTCGGGCCACCTCGACGCCGCCAGGATGTTGCTGGAGAGCGGGGCGATATGCTCTGAGCACACTTTTGACGGGGACAGGTGCCACTACGCAGCCCTTAATTTGAAGGTGAGGAAGCTGTTGAAGGCCTTCGAGGCGAGGCCGCCGCCTCTAGGGCCTTTGCAGGCCTCGATGAGAGAGATTTTCATGGGTTGTGGTGAGAATAGAGCTTTCTTGGAGCAGGCAAATAACCAGTCTCATATCTCAG CTCTGTCATCCACTGGGGGATCCAATTCCTACCATTTCCCTCCAGATGTGGTATTTTTTGTGCAAGGTAGACCTATTGAAGCTCACAGAGTTATCTTAAGTGCTCGGTCatcatattttaaaaggaaGTTTGAAACAGATTGGAAAGACCGCAAGGAAGTGAGATTTGCAAGGGAAAAGTTGTCTTATACTGCTCTTTACAGTCTTATCCACTTCTTTTATTCTGACAGACTAGAGATTGTAGTAGATGACATGGAGGATCTTGTGAGAATATGCAAAGTATGCAAATGTGAATCCTTACAAAGGATTCTTGAGAAAGAACTTATTCACCAGAAATATGCGGAATACAAGGCACTGAAGGACATAGACGATTCTCAGAAACGCTTCATATTACAAGGCATATCCCTTCCTGAAGAAGATCGTCTTCCTGCTTCCTTGCATCAAATCCTTCAAATTGCACTTGCCAACTCCACCCGGGAGCAAAACCAAGACAATAGTGTTGAGGAATTATCATTTTATGCTGGTGCAATGCAGATCAGTGATTTCGTAGATGATCTTGCAGATGTTAGTGTACAAGTTGATAAAAAGATATTTCGTTGCCATCAAGTGGTTTTGGCATCAAGATCAGAATATTTTAGAGCAAGATTATCTCGTATGAAGGGCTTTCATGAAGGAAAGGTCTCATTACCTGTTGATACCCTTCCGTGTCTTGAAGAACATGATCTGAGCACGGAAGCATTTGAGAAAATGATAGAGTATAT GTATACTGATGGTTTGAAGGATATAGACCCAGATCAG GCTGAGGAAATGTTTGATGCTGCTTCTAGATATTTGTTATTTCCGCTTAAGCGTGCTGTAGCTGATGTGCTGTTGCCACACCTGGAAATGGTCTCGCCTGCAGAGTTGTGCCAGTGGTTGATATTATCAGACAT GTATGGTGTTGTGAAGATACGGGAATACTGTCTAGACACTATAGCATGTAATTTCGAGACATTTGCCGATACACGGGAATTCCGAGCAATGCTGTTGACGCTCCCGCCACCATCAGGAGATTCCTCACTCCGCACCACTGTTCCAAGTGCTCCAGGAGCAATAATCAATGCGGATCAAGCAAATCTCCTTGATGATTTACGAGAGAAGTGGCTTGAAGCTGAAGCTGCTGAGCTTGACAAGAGAGATGAGAGTGCATTACTTTTTGACAAGCGCCTTGAGATGCTTATGCTTGTTGCTGAACAAGAAAAGTCTGATGGGGCTCCTGCTGATGATTTTCATGGTCCTTGA